The following are encoded together in the Brassica napus cultivar Da-Ae chromosome A9, Da-Ae, whole genome shotgun sequence genome:
- the LOC106450712 gene encoding UDP-N-acetylmuramoyl-L-alanyl-D-glutamate--2,6-diaminopimelate ligase MurE homolog, chloroplastic, with translation MAFTFLSPHPLFLSLAGTTSSFSYKPVYLPSSRNSRNLQLSAAPARRNSYPNPADDDPPEAPEDSMHGVSKFQQIQRQAARARKLEEEDFEKNRNTYLSAIADVEDAPETGRDDVESGGDLFSDIDRAISMKRSEFVKKGLLQPNPPKTASDKKIDEEEDDDVTDVVDELDEEEVVDLDEIDKLTGLTEVSDEDDWVDEEGNPRINKTRSDHQFEFDLDDFGGSKARIVEPKFRLSLAELLDESKVVPISVYGDLDVDITGIQHDSRGVSAGDLFVCCENDGDSVLSEADKRGAVAVVASKEIDIEDTLGCRALVIVEDTEAVLAALASSFYRHPSKNMAVIGVTGTNGKTTTTYLIKSLYEAMGVRTGMFSTVSCYVHGDNKLDSPATTTSPDAVLVQSMMAKMLHNGTEALVMEASPQELASGKCDEVDFDIAVFTNLAREESGFRGTDEEYRDAEAKLFARMVDPERHRKVVNIDDPNAAFFVQQGNPEVPVVTFAMENTKADVHPLKFELSLFETQVLVNTPQGILEISSGLLGRDNIYNILAAVAVGIAVGAPLEDIVRGVEEVDAVPGRCELIDEEQAFGVIVDHANTPDGLSRLLDSVRELKPRRIITVIGCAGETERGKRPVMTKIATEKSDVTMLTSDNPGNEDPLDILDDMLAGIGWTMQEYLKHGEHDYYPPLANGHRLFLHDVRRVAVRCAVAMGEEGDMVVVAGKGHEAYQLEGDKKEFYDDREECREALQYVDELHQAGIDTSEFPWRLPESH, from the exons ATGGCGTTCACTTTCCTCTCTCCTCACCCACTCTTCCTCTCTCTAGCCGGAACCACTTCTTCCTTCTCCTACAAACCGGTTTACTTACCATCCTCCCGAAATTCCCGCAACCTTCAGCTATCGGCGGCACCTGCTCGTCGTAACTCGTACCCGAACCCAGCAGACGACGACCCGCCCGAGGCCCCGGAGGACTCAATGCACGGAGTCTCGAAGTTTCAGCAGATTCAGCGCCAAGCCGCACGCGCAAGGAAGCTAGAGGAGGAAGACTTCGAGAAGAATCGAAACACGTACCTCTCAGCCATCGCTGACGTGGAGGACGCGCCCGAGACGGGACGTGATGACGTGGAATCAGGAGGCGATCTGTTCTCGGATATCGATAGAGCTATCTCCATGAAACGAAGCGAGTTCGTTAAAAAGGGATTGCTCCAACCTAATCCTCCCAAAACGGCGTCGGATAAGAAGATCGAcgaggaggaagatgatgacGTCACCGACGTTGTTGATGAGCTCGACGAAGAAGAGGTTGTGGATTTAGACGAGATCGATAAACTAACGGGATTAACCGAAGTCTCCGACGAAGATGACTGGGTCGACGAGGAAGGGAACCCTAGGATCAACAAGACTAGATCCGATCATCAATTCGAGTTCGATTTGGATGATTTCGGTGGATCCAAGGCCAGAATCGTGGAACCTAAGTTCAGATTGAGCTTAGCTGAGCTCTTAGACGAGAGCAAAGTGGTGCCGATCTCAGTTTACGGCGACTTAGACGTCGATATCACCGGAATCCAGCACGATTCGCGAGGCGTAAGCGCCGGAGATCTCTTCGTGTGTTGCGAGAACGATGGAGACTCCGTCTTGAGCGAAGCTGATAAGAGAGGAGCAGTGGCGGTTGTAGCTAGCAAGGAGATTGACATTGAAGATACGTTAGGCTGTAGAGCACTTGTCATCGTTGAAGATACTGAAGCGGTCTTAGCAGCTTTAGCTTCTTCCTTTTATAGGCATCCGTCTAAGAACATGGCGGTGATTGGAGTCACGGGCACTAACGGGAAGACGACCACCACGTATTTGATCAAAAGCCTCTATGAAGCTATGGGTGTGAGAACAGGAATGTTCAGCACAGTTTCTTGTTATGTCCATGGGGATAACAAGTTGGATTCTCCAGCGACTACGACGAGTCCTGATGCTGTTTTGGTTCAGAGTATGATGGCTAAGATGTTGCATAATGGAACTGAAGCTCTGGTTATGGAAGCTTCTCCTCAGGAGCTTGCTTCAGGGAAATGTGATGAAGTGGATTTCGACATTGCGGTTTTCACAAACTTGGCTAGAGAGGAGAGTGGTTTTCGCGGTACTGATGAAGAGTATAGAGATGCTGAAGCCAAGTTGTTTGCAAGAATGGTTGACCCGGAAAGACACAGGAAAGTGGTTAACATTGACGATCCAAACGCAGCGTTTTTCGTCCAGCAAGGGAACCCTGAAGTTCCGGTTGTGACATTTGCAATGGAGAACACGAAAGCTGATGTTCACCCGTTGAAGTTTGAGCTGTCTTTGTTTGAGACACAGGTTTTGGTTAATACCCCTCAAGGGATTTTGGAGATTTCGTCTGGTTTGTTAGGACGGGATAACATTTATAACATTCTTGCTGCTGTTGCTGTCGGGATTGCTGTTGGAGCTCCTCTTGAGGATATTGTTAGAGGTGTTGAGGAAGTCGATGCAGTCCCTGGGAGGTGTGAGTTGATTGATGAGGAACAAGCTTTTGGTGTTATTGTGGATCATGCTAACACACCTGATGGCTTGTCAAGGCTGCTTGATTCGGTTCGAGAGCTTAAACCAAGAAGAATCATTACTG TTATTGGTTGCGCGGGTGAGACTGAGAGAGGGAAAAGACCGGTCATGACGAAAATTGCTACTGAAAAGAGTGATGTGACAATGTTGACATCTGATAATCCAGGGAATGAAGATCCAT tgGACATATTGGATGATATGTTGGCTGGGATTGGATGGACGATGCAAGAGTATTTGAAACACGGTGAACATGATTATTATCCTCCTTTGGCAAATGGTCATAGACTCTTCCTTCACGATGTTAGACGTGTAGCTGTGCGTTGTGCTGTTGCTATGGGTGAAGAAGGTGACATGGTT GTGGTAGCAGGGAAAGGCCATGAAGCGTATCAGCTAGAAGGTGATAAGAAAGAGTTCTATGATGATCGAGAGGAATGTCGGGAAGCATTACAATACGTTGATGAGCTTCATCAAGCTGGAATAGACACAAGCGAGTTCCCATGGAG GTTACCAGAGAGTCATTAA